TGGTCGGCGCCATTTTGCACGTGCTCTACGCGGAAGAGGAAAAGACGCTTGCCCGTGTCGCTACCTTCCTCTCGGACCCGCAGCGCTCGTTTGCCGCGACGCTGCGGCGTATGATGACCACCAACCATCTCGGGACTGCGGATAGGCCTCAGGTTCATCCGGTGGTGGCTTCGGCGGCCCGAGAGGTGCTGAACAAATCTGAGAATGAGCGCTCCGGCGTTCTCTCCACCGCCATGTCGTTCCTTGGACTCTATCGCGATCCAACTGTAGCAGCGGCCACGTCCGCCTGCGATTGGCGTATTGCCGATCTTATGGACGCCGACCGACCGGTATCGCTCTATCTGGTCGTGCCGCCGTCAGATATCTCACGAACCAAGCCACTGGTGCGACTTGTGCTCAACCAGATCGGCAGGCGTCTGACGGAGCGGCTGGAGGGTGATCCGAAAAAGAGCCGTAAACACCAGCTGCTCATGATGTTGGACGAGTTTCCGGCGCTCGGCCGACTAGACTTCTTCGAGACCGCGCTGGCCTTCATGGCGGGATACGGGATCCGCGCCTATCTGATCGCGCAATCGCTCAACCAGATTTCGAAGGCCTATGGCGAGAACAACGCTATTCTCGACAACTGCCATGTGCGGATTGCCTTCTCCTCCAACGACGAGCGCACCGCCAAACGCATCTCGGATGCTCTCGGCACCTCAACCGAGCTGAGGTCCATGCGCAACTATGCCGGACACCGGCTGGCGCCCTGGCTTTCGCATGTCATGGTAAGCCGCCAGGAAACCGCCAGGCCGCTGCTGACGCCCGGTGAGGTGATGCAACTGCCACCAACTGACGAGCTGTTGTTGGTTTCGGGCTTGTTGCCGATCCGGGCGAAGAAGCTGCGCTATTATCAGGACCGGAATTTTACTGAGCGGGTGCTGCCTGCGCCGACGCCAGGCGACGGCCCCTATGCGGACTGTCCTGCACCGCGCCCGGACGAATGGATCGGACAGGTGCGCGGCGTTGATCGTCGTCTGGCCGTCGATAGCAAGATCACCGGTGCGACAATCGAAGACGAGGGAGGCGTCCAGCAGCAACGTCATCCTGGTTTGTCCGAAGAGCACAACGTCATTGCCGACGCGCCTGAGCAAGATGATCTGTTCAGACCGACCGACGATGACAGTGAGACGGTCGCCGACAAGCGCGTCATGGATCGGGTTTCCAACGTGTCTCGCGCCTATGGCATCAATGAAGGGAAGGGCGAGGAGAAGGACATCGTGCCCGGCTTCTGATCCAGAGCGCATCACAGCGCAGATAACGGCCATAAGCGATTTCGAGCATATGGCCGATGCTTATTCCCGC
The genomic region above belongs to Mesorhizobium terrae and contains:
- a CDS encoding conjugal transfer protein TraG produces the protein MTPTKLLVGQIAVVLVIVLFGVWAATQWCAHMLDYQPQLGPPWVLVAGLPVYAPWKLFEWWFHFDAYAPEVFDKAGALAGFSGFLGCAAAIIGSLWRARQRGLVTTYGSSRWAKTQEIEEAGLFRPAGVFLGRLKDRFLRHDGPEHVMAFAPTRSGKGVGLVIPTLLSWTGSTVIHDIKGENWQLTSGWRSKFSHCLLFNPTDPRSARYNPLLEVRKGLDEVRDVQNIADILVDPEGALERRNHWEKTSHSLLVGAILHVLYAEEEKTLARVATFLSDPQRSFAATLRRMMTTNHLGTADRPQVHPVVASAAREVLNKSENERSGVLSTAMSFLGLYRDPTVAAATSACDWRIADLMDADRPVSLYLVVPPSDISRTKPLVRLVLNQIGRRLTERLEGDPKKSRKHQLLMMLDEFPALGRLDFFETALAFMAGYGIRAYLIAQSLNQISKAYGENNAILDNCHVRIAFSSNDERTAKRISDALGTSTELRSMRNYAGHRLAPWLSHVMVSRQETARPLLTPGEVMQLPPTDELLLVSGLLPIRAKKLRYYQDRNFTERVLPAPTPGDGPYADCPAPRPDEWIGQVRGVDRRLAVDSKITGATIEDEGGVQQQRHPGLSEEHNVIADAPEQDDLFRPTDDDSETVADKRVMDRVSNVSRAYGINEGKGEEKDIVPGF